The nucleotide sequence CCGGGACCTCGTCCAGGGTCTCGGGGGTCGGCTCGTGCGCTCGATCCGAGGCTGCAGGGCGCTGCTCAGCGCCGCCGGATCCGGCATCCGGCCCGGGTGCCGGGCTGCCGCCGACCGCTCGGCGCGTGCCGCGCGGCGGGCGCCGCCGAGGCTCCTGCGGGCTCACGATCGGCCCGTCGTCCCGGCCCCGTCCACGCCGGTGGTGCCGGTATCAGCCGGCAGCCCCAGGTAGCGGCAGATCAGGCCGGCCACGGCGTCGGGCTGGGTGAAGACCTCGATGGTCCACAGCGTGAGGTGGTTCCAGCCGCTGCGCTCGAGCTGCTGCGGGCGCAGCCGCGAGCGCTCGCGCACCGACATGCGGGCCACCTGCTCGGTGCCGTCGGAGACCACGGCCACCGGGATGCGCACCGGGTCGCCGCTGGAGCGCTGTCCCACCACGGCTCCGGCCGACAGCGACTCGGCGGTCTCGGACCAGGCGATCAGGTCGATCGCGTCCTCGTGGTGGTGGCGCACCGCCGCGCCGCGCTGCACCAGACGGCGCGAGAGGTCCTGCACCAGGGCGTCCTCGTGGACGGCGGCGTCGGCCAGCTCCATGGGATCGTGCACCAGGATCGGCTGCGTGGCCGGCTCGGCCGCGGGCTCGTCGCCCTGCTCGGCCCGGGCGGGCTCCTGAGCCCCCACCAGCGAGAGGTGCGGGCGCTTGGGACGGTCCTGCGCCTCGGGCCGCTCAGCGGCCTCGACGGGCTCCGGCGACTCGTGGGCGGCCTCGGCCTCAGGGGCCTCGGCCCCGGCATCCCCTGCCTCCGAAGTCCCGGCGGCGTCCTGGAGAACTTCCTGCCGCTCGTCCTTCTGTGCCAGCAGCGGCTCATCGGCGGCGCCGATGCGGATGTGCCCGGCCTCCTCGATGCGCAGCAGCAGGCGATGCAGATCGCGAGCGCCGTTGTGCAGAGAGCTGGGCTCCAGCTCCTCGGGACGGATGGACGAGACCACGATCGTGTTCAGCCGCGAGCGCGTCATCCCCAGGACGAAGCCCCGGCGGCCGTCGCGGTCCGAGAGCTGCCCCAGGTAGGGCAGCACGCGATCGTGATCGGTGCGCCCGAAGCCCACGCTGAAGATCACGGTGTCGCGCTGCAGCCCCACGGCCCGGTGCAGATCCACCACGCGGAAGGACTCGGGCCCGGGCCGGAAGAACTCCGCGAGCTCGGGGCGCTGCCCCAGCACGGCGCTCACGCCCTGGGCGACGCGTGCGGCATGGCGGGCGCTCGGGGTCACGACGGCCAGCGAGCGCTCCGGGTGCAGGCGCGCGTGGCGGATCACGAGCTGGACCACGCGGCGCACCTCGGCGTTCGGGGACTGCACGCCCTCGTGCCCGGCGGCCAGCTCGCCGTAGCCGTCGGCGACGTACTCGACCTCCAGGCGGGAATCGCCCTCGGTGAGCGCGGCGCCGGAGGGCAGGCGAGTGAGCTGCCCCCCGTAGAAGTCCGCGTTGAGCTGATCGAACAGGTGAGCGTCCATGTCCCGGTACAGCACGCGCAGCTGACGGCGATCGACGACTCGCGAGAGCGCGTCGAACGCGGAGTCCACCTCGGTCACCGGCCCGGAGGACTCCCCTGTCATGGGCGCCACGGTGAAAGGCTGCGGGCGGCCCAGGGCGGGATCGCCGAAGACGACGACCTGGCGAGCACGGGTCACGGCGGGCAGCACGGCCGCCAGCGGCGTCGACTCCCCGTCCAGGACCACGACGGCGTCGATCTCGAGGTCATCGGGAAGCGCAGCCGAGAGCACGAGCGGGCTCGCGGTCCACACGGGGGCCAGCGCACGGGTGAGGTCGCCGCAGGCCTTGAGCAGCTGTGGCAGCGGGGCGCTGCCCTGGCGCAGCATGTCGCGCAGCTCCCCGGCGGCCTCCGGCTGCTCCCGCAGCAGACGGCGCCAGCGCTGGGCCTGGGCCCAGATCAGGCGCTGCGGACCGGAGGAGATGTGCGCGGAGTCGGCGCGGCGGAAGTCCTGCTCGGCGCGGCGCAGGCTCGAGCCGTCCGTCATGGGCAGCAGGCCGTCATCGGCGGCCATGGCCTCCAGCGAGGACTGCCACCAGGCCAGATCGAACTCCTCGGCCACCCGGTGCCCGGGCACGCGCCGAGAGGTCAGGTCCTCGACGAACTCGCCGAGGCCGCGATCGCGCAGGCCCTCGAGCAGCAGCGTCCGCTCGGGGATGGTCTCCAGATTGGCCTCATCGTCGATCAGCTGGGTGAGCACCTCGCGCAGCTCGGCGACGTCGAGCTCCATCAGGCCCCCGCCCGTGCGGGAGCCCTCCAGGGCGATCATCAGGCCCTCGAGGTCCTCGATGAAGCGCTGCTGGATCTCGGCGACGTCGTCGACCGCGTCCGAGATCTCGGGCTTCTCGATCGTGGTGGACCAGGAGCGCCAGCGGTCGCGCTCCGACTGGACCTTGACCAGGGAGGCGTGCAGGTCCGAGAGGTGGACGCCCGGTCGGATGTACTCCTTGGCCGCCTTGCGCAGCCGCGAGCGCTGCAGCCCGGACATCTCGATCGCGTGATCGCGCCGCCAGGACGAGGCCGCCGTGGCCGCGATCAGGTCCGTCACCGGACGGTCGAAGATGTCCGGGGTGAAGGAGCGCAGGGAGGACTCGACCTCCTGCAGCAAGCGCAGCTGCTGGCCCCATTCGGGGATCGTGGCCCCGGCGCGCATCCCCGAGACCGACATCACCGTGCGCATCCCGGTCTCCAGGGTGGTCAGCTCGAGCAGCAGCGACTGGGCCAGGTGACGGGCCTGCCGGGTCTCCTCGTCATTGACCAGGCGCGCGCCCTCCCACGGCCCGTCGAGGGTCGCGGCGTCGAAGGCTCCGAGCTCCGCGGCCCTCTCGAGCTGGCGGGTGATCTCGGCGCGGTGGGCGGCGGCGTCCAGCACCCCGCGCGAGAACCGGACCCGGGTGGTGGGCCCGTCCGGGCGGGAGGTGAGCTCGGCCAGGGCCTGCATGGCCTGATACGCGGAGGCCTCCACGCGCGGGCGCTGGCGGTGCAGGGCCTCCATGTGCCCGGCCAGCAGGTCGCGCACGGAGCGCAGCCGGTTGTGCAGGGCGCGCAGGTCCGGCTCCTGGGCGCGCTCGGCGCGCGTGATCGACTCGACGAGCTGGCCGGCGACCTCCTCGCCCGTCAGGTGCGAGCCCAGCTGCAGCACCGACGACGACAGCCCGAGCATCTCGAAGCCTCGGTGGAAATCGGCCAGGGCGGCCCGGCGCTCCCCCAGCACGAGCACGGAGCGGCCCTGGGCCACGAGCGCGCCGACGGTGTTCACGGCGGTCGCGATCTGCCCGGTGCCGGGGGCTGCGGTGACCACGAAAGAGTCGCCTTGCGTGGCGAGGTCGACGACCTCCTGCTGGGAGCTGTCGGCGTCGAGCAGCAGCAGCTCGGAGTCCGGATCGCGCTGATCCAGCGGCACGGAGCGGTTCTGCAGCGGCTGCGGCTGCGGGATCTTGCCGACGGCCGTGGACTTCAGGCGGGCCAGGTCGCGGATCACGTCGGTGCGCGCGGGCACGTGCTCATCGGCGGGACGGTCGTGCAGGTCCGCGAAGGTGGAGACCAGGAGGCGGTGCTCCACGTGCATGCCCGGGACCTCGGAGGCGACCATGCGCAGGGACTCGAGCACCGGTGCCGGATCCAGTCGGCGCGTGCCGTAGGCCAGGCGGGAGATCTCGCCGGTGGTCAGGTCCACCCCGTGATCGGCCAGCAGGCGCCGGACCATGGCCGGGTTGAGCTGAGCGGGGCCCACGATCTGCAGATCGAAGTCATCGCCGTCCGAGCGCGGGCGGATGGTCACGGGGGCGAGCAGGACCGGGGCGATGAACCGCCGCTGCGTCGAGTACCGGTCGCCGTGGCCGCGCTCCCCCGCCTCGTGCGGGCCCTGGGCGTCCTCCGCACGGGGACGCGGCTCCGCCTGCAGCCAGGAGGCGGTGCCGGCCGCCAGGTAGGCGGCATCGAGCCCGTGCTGGGCGGAGAGCTCGTGGATCTTGGTGCGCAGGATCCGCGCCGCGCGCGACGCCCGCTGCAGCCCCGCCTGCTCGCGCATGATCGTGGACAAGCGGGTGGGGCGGCCCATCATCAGCTGCGCCTGCCCGGAGGAGTTGGCCTCCGTCAGGTCGATGCAGACGTTGTCGACCTGGTTGAAGTCCAGCAGCGTGTCCGGGCCGGTGTAGGCGTCCATCTGCCGCGTCCAGGCCTGCAGCGAGACGGTCTCCTGGCCGCTGCGGTGGGAGGACGCGGAGCCGTGCGGAACGGGGGCTCCGGACTCGGACGAGGGGGACATGCTTCTCCTAATAGGTGAGCGCCGCGGCCTGGGCGGGCCGCGGCGTCGGGGACTGCTCAGTCGGCGCGGGAGACGCCGCCTGCGGGAGGCGGCAGGGCCGTTGCGGCCCCGCCGCTCACTCCCACTCGATGGTTCCCGGCGGCTTGGACGTCACGTCCAGGACCACGCGGTTGATCTCCTGAACCTCGTTCGTGATCCGGTTGGAGATCCGCGCCAGCAGGTCCTCCGGGAGGCGGGACCAGTCGGCGGTCATGGCATCCTCGCTGGACACGGGGCGCAGCACGATCGGGTGGCCGTAGGTGCGGCCATCGCCCTGCACGCCCACCGAGCGGACGTCTGCCAGCAGGACGACCGGCATCTGCCAGACCTCCTGATCCAGCCCGGATTCGGTGAGCTCCTCGCGGGCGATCGCATCCGCGCGGCGCAGGATCTCCAGGCGCTCGCTGGTCACCTCGCCGATGATGCGGATGCCCAGCCCCGGACCGGGGAACGGCTGCCGTCCCACTATCGACTCGGGCAGGCCCAGCTGGCGGCCGACCTCGCGGACCTCGTCCTTGAACAGCTCGCGCAGAGGCTCGACGAGCTCGAACTCGAGGTCCTCGGGCAGCCCGCCGACGTTGTGGTGGGACTTGATCGTGGCCGCGCCCTCGCCGCCGCCGGATTCGACGACGTCAGGGTAGAGGGTCCCCTGGACCAGGTGGGTGACCTTGGCGCCCTCATCCGCAGCGGCCACGAGCACCGCCTCCTCGGCGGCCTCGAATGCGCGGATGAACTCGCGGCCGATGATCTTGCGCTTGGTCTCGGGGTCGCTGACTCCCGCCAGGGCATCGAGGAAGCGCTCGGACTCCCGCGCCACGTGCAGGTTGACGCCGGTCGAGGCCACGTACTCCGTCTCGACCTGCTCGACCTCGTCCTGGCGCATGAGCCCGTGGTCCACGAGCACGCAGGTCAGGCGGTCCCCGATCGCGCGCTGGACGAGCGCTGCGGCCACCGCCGAGTCCACGCCGCCGGAGAGCCCGCAGATCGCGCGGCCGTCGCCGACCTGCTCGCGGATGCGCTCGACCTGGGCGTCGATGATGTTCTCGGTGGACCACGTGGGCTTCAGCCCGGCGATCCCGAAGAGGAAGCGCTCGATCGTGGCCTGGCCGTGCTCGGTGTGGCGGACCTCCGGATGCCATTGCACACCGGCCAGGCGCCGCTGCTCGTCCACGAACGCGGCGACGGGGGCGCCGCCGGACGACGCCAGCACGCGAAAGCCCTGGGGGGCCTCGGTCACGGAGTCCCCGTGGCTCATCCAGACCTTCTGCAGGCGCGGGGAGCCGGTGAGGATCGAATCCGGTCCCGGCACGTCCTGGCCCTCGGGCGCGGTGTCCGCGACGCCCAGCGAGGCGTCGACGATCGTGGCGCCGTACTCGCGCGCGCCCGTCTTGGCCACCGTCCCGCCCAGGGCGTTGGCCATCACCTGGAAGCCGTAGCAGATGCCGAAGATCGGGATGCCGGCCTCGAAGAGCTCGGCATCGCGCACCGGGGCGCCCTCGGCCCACACCGACGACGGCCCGCCGGAGAGGATCAGCGCAGACGGCTTGCGCTGCAGGATCTCCTGCGTGGACAGCGTGTGCGGGATGATCTCCGAGTAGACGTCCGCCTCGCGGACGCGGCGGGCGATGAGCTGGGCGTACTGGGCTCCGTAGTCGACGACCAGGACCGGGCCCTGGGACCCGTGGGCTGCATCGGCGGTCTCGGATGCGGACGTGGTGCTGGGCTGAGATGTCACGGTGCTGGGCTGAGATGTCACGGCCGACAGTCTAGGTCACCGCAGGGCTGCGGCCGGTCGGCGCCTCAGTACCGCTTGGCCGCCTTGGGGAACGAGGCCAGCTCCTGGGCGGTCGAGCGGTGGATCTTGCGCTCGACGATGAAGGACAGGAACGGCACCACGCCGCCCAGGGCCATGACGATGAACTGCGGGAACGGCCATCGCATGAGCATCCACAGGCGGAAGCACGAGAACAGGTAGACCACGTAGAACCAGCCGTGCACGATCAGCACCCAGGTGGAGATGTTGACGCCGCCCTCGATGTCCATCAGCTCGTTGTCGCGCAGGCCCAGGGCCACGGACTCCCCCGTGCCCGCCATGGTGCCCCCGGCAATGACGTCGAAGCCCATGGCGTAGCGCAGGATCATCTCGGCCACGAGCAGCAGCAGGAACGTGCCGGAGATCCAGGCCCAGACCATGTAGAAGTTCAGCCACCACCTGATCTGGGACTCGGTCCCGCCGAATCGCCGGCGCGTGCGCAGCGCCGAGTACTGCGGCAGCTGGCCTGGCTCGCGGGCCTTCGACGGATCCGCCCCCTCCGGCGCCGTGACGCGCACGCCGTCGGTGCGCTGCTTGGGCCGGGGCGTTCCCTCCTGCGGGGCTCCCTGGGTCATCGCTGCTCTCCGCTCTGCGGGTCGATTCGCCCGCGGTCCTCCGGTTGGTCATCTGCACCGGCCGGGACGCTCTGGTCCGCGGCGGGCTGGTCGTCGAAGTAGAAGTACTCCCCGGCGACGGGATCGTAGTAGTAGAACCGCTGGGCCTCCTGATCCCAGGCGTAGGCCAGGGACTCGCCGTCGAGCTCGAACCAGGCAGCGGGGTCCTGGCTGCGCCGGTGGTCATCGCGCACGGAGGAGAACCAGATCCACAGCGCGAAGCCCGCGAAGACGACCCACTCGACCGCGTAGAAGATGTTCAGCGGGTCCAGCGAGGTGTCCGTGGGCTGCTGATCGACCGAGACGGCCTCCAGCTGCGGCGACATCAGGCCGCCCTGCTCCGGCAGGGTGCCGTCGTCCTCCGCCAGGCCGGTCGATCCGTCCTGGGGCGCGGGCTGCGCGGCAGGGGCCTCGGCCATGGCGGTGACGAATCCGGAGTAGATCGGCACGTCCCACACGTTGGACAGCTGGGCCGGCGACAGACTGGCGTAGCGCTGCGGCTCCTGGTCCTGGGTGGAGACCGGGGCCTCCTGCGGCAGCAGCCGCCCGGCCACGGAGACCTCCCCCTCGGGAAGCTGCGGGATGTGCTCGGGGTCATCCGTCCAGCCGCGCACGACGGGCAGCACCAGGTCTGCATCGGCGCCCGACCAGTCGTCCTGCGTTCCCGGGATCTGCAGCCCCGCCACGACCCACCACCCGGAGCGCCCGTCCTGCAGGCGGTCCTCGATCAGCACGGTCGAATCCGGCAGATAGGTCCCGGTGGCCTCCACGGCGGTGTCGACCTGCTCGAGGGTCGAGGCGGCGCCGGGGTCCAGGGTCTCCTGCAGCGGGCGGACGATCTCCTTGCCCGGGTCGTAGACGGTCTGCGCGTCCCGGCTGGATTCGAGCTGCCAGCGGCTCAGCAGGACGAAGACGAGGGCGACGCCCAGGCAGACCGCCAGCACGAGCAGGGATCTGGGTCTGAGGGCGGTCCGAAGCACCGCTCCAGTCTAATGACGCCCTCGGACGCCGCCGAATCGCTCCCGGGATGCGCGAAGGGGCGCGCACCGCAGCGGTGCGCGCCCCTTTCCGCGCTCCCGACGGCTCAGCCGTGGACGACGACCTCGGTGCGCTGGAAGGACTTCAGGTCCAGGTAGCCGGTGGTCGACATGGCCCGGCGCAGCGCGCCGACCAGGTTGGAGCTGCCGTCGACCTGGCTCGAGGGCCCGTGCAGAACCTCCTGCAGCGGCCCCGCGGTGCCCACGCGCGTGCGCACGCCGCGCGGGACCTCGCCGTGATGGGCCTCAGCACCCCAGTGCCAGCCGCGCCCGGGGGCCTCCTCGGCCCGAGCCAGGGCGGTGCCCAGCATCACGGCGTCGGCGCCCATGGCCAGGGCCTTGACGATGGTCCCTGACGTGCCCACGCCGCCGTCGGCGATCACGTGGACGTAGCGCCCGCCGGACTCGTCCAGGTAGTCCCGGCGAGCTGCCGCCACGTCCGAGATGGCCGAGGCGCCGGCTGCGTGGATGCCCAGCACCTGCTCGGTGCGCATGGAGGCCCCGCCGCCGAAGCCCACGAGCACGCCGGCGGCGCCGGTGCGCATCAGGTGCAGGGCCGGGGTGTAGCCGGCCGCTCCGCCGACGATCACGGGGACGTCGAGGTCATAGATGAAGCGCTTGAGGTCCAGCGGCTCCTCCGCCTGGGACACGTGCTCCGCCGAGACGGTGGTCCCGCGGATCACGAACAGGTCCACGCCCGCCTCCAGCACGGTGCGGTAGTGCTCCTGCGTGCGCTGTGGGGTCAGGGCGCCGGCCACGATGACGCCGGCCTCCCTGATCTCCCCCAGCCGCTGGGTGATCAGCTCGGGGCGGATCGGCGCGCGATAGATCTCCTGCATGCGGCGCGTGGCGGCCGGGAGGTCCTCGCCCGACAGGGACGCGATCTCCTCGAGCAGCGGCTCGGGATCGTCGTAGCGGCTCCACAGCCCCTCGAGGTCCAGGACGCCCAGGGCGCCCATGCGCCCCAGCGCGATCGCGGTGGCCGGGGAGGTCACCGAGTCCATGGGCGCGCCCAGGAAGGGGGTCTCGAACGTGTAGGCGTCGATCCGCCAGTCCGTCGAGACCTCGCGGGGGTCGCGCGTGCGCCGCGAGGGCACCAGGGCGACCTCGTCCAAGGAGTAGGTCCGACGGGCCCGCTTGCTGCGGCCGATCTCGATGTCGTAGTTCAGGTTCACGTCAGCGTCCTTGTCTCCAGCGCCGGATCGGGTCCGATCAGCGCTTGTAGTTGGGGGCCTCGACGGTCATCGAGATGTCGTGCGGGTGCGACTCCTTGAGCCCGGCGGAGGTGATCCGCACGAAGCGGCCCTTGTGCTTGATCTCCTCGATCGAGCGGGCGCCGGTGTAGAACATGGTCTGGCGCAGACCGCCCTCGAGCTGGTGGATCACCGAGGACAGCGGGCCGCGGTAGGGCACCTGGCCCTCGATGCCCTCCGGGATCAGCTTCTCGTTCGAGCCCACGTCCGCCTGGAAGTAGCGGTCCTTGGAGAACGACGTGTTCCCGGCCCGGGTCTGCATGGCCCCCAGCGAGCCCATGCCGCGATAGGCCTTGAACTGCTTGCCGTTGATGAAGATCAGATCGCCCGGGGACTCATCGGTGCCGGCAAGCAGCGAGCCGACCATGACCGAGTCCGCCCCGGCCACGAGCGCCTTGCCGATCTCGCCGGAGTGCTGGAGGCCGCCGTCGGCGATCAGCGGCACGCCGGCCGGGATCGCGGCCTTGGCGGATTCGTTGATCGCGGTGATCTGCGGGACGCCCACGCCGGCGATGACGCGCGTGGTGCAGATCGAGCCCGGCCCCACGCCGACCTTGATGCCGTCGGCCCCGGCGTCGATCAGCGACTGGGCGCCCTGCCGGGTGGCGGCCTGGCCGCCGATCACGTCCACGTGGGCGGCCGACGGCTCGGCCTTGAGCCGGGCGATCATGTCCAGCACGCCCTGAGAGTGCCCGTTGGCGGTGTCGATGAACAGGGCGTCCACGCCGGCCTCGACGAGCGTCATGGCCCGCTCCCACCCGTCGCCGAAGAAGCCGACGGCCGCACCGACCCGCAGGCGGCCCTCGTCGTCCTTGGTGGCGCGCGGGTACTGCTCCGCCTTGGTGAAGTCCTTGATGGTGATCAGCCCGCTCAGCGCGCCCTGATCGTCCACGAGGGGCAGCTTCTCGAGCTTGTTGGAGGCCAGCAGCTTGAAGGCCTCCTCCTTGGGCATGCCCACGCGCCCGGTGACCAGAGGCATGGGGGTCATGACCTCTCGCACGGTGCGGGTGTCGAAGTCCGACTCCGGCAGGTAGCGGGTGTCGCGGTTGGTGATGATGCCGACCAGGCGGGTGCCGTCCTCGACCACGGGCAGGCCCGAGACCTTGTAGTAGCCGCAGAGGCGGTCGAGCTCGCGCAGGGTGGCCTCCGGGCTGACCGTCACGGGATCGGTGATCATCCCGGACTCGCTGCGCTTGACCAGGTCCACGTTCTCGGCCTGATCCGCGATCGACAGGTTGCGGTGCATGACGCCCATGCCGCCCAGGCGGGCCATCTGGATCGCCATCTTGGCGGTGGTCACCGTGTCCATGGCGGCCGAGATGATGGGCGTCTCGAGCTCGATGCGCCGCGACAGGCGCGTGCGCGTGGAGGCCTCCGACGGGATGACATCCGTGCTGCCCGGCAGCAGGAGGACGTCGTCGTAGGTGAGTCCGACGAAGCCGAACGGATCCTCGGACAGGGCGGTCGGGACGGGGGCTTCTGACACGGGGAGGACCTTTCCATCGACGGCACGGCCGACGCCCCGGCGGCTCCCGGGCGCGGTGCGGTTTCGAGAGGACAGTCTAGGACCCTTCACGGGCCCTCGGCCCCTCCGCCTGCCGAGGCGGCCCTCACTGCAGCTGCGGCAGAGCGGGCTGGTGCTCCACGACCACGCCGTCCCCGGCCAGGGCTGCGGCCAGGCGGTCGCCGAAGGTCCAGGCCAGCGAGCGCGAGTAGGGAATGGACAGGTGCCCGCTGTCCCACTGCACGTACATGTTCCCGATGACGGGCGGGCAGGTCCCCTCCGGGCAGATCTGATCGGTCATGTCCATCTCGGCGTACAGCGGCAGCTCCTCGGCCAGCGGCTGCATGGGATCGGGCTGTCCGAGCATGGGATGGGTCTTCTGGCACTGCGGAGCCTGCGCGGACCCCTCCTCCATGACGCATTCCGGCGGAGCCTGATCGAACCGCGGGA is from Kocuria palustris and encodes:
- a CDS encoding SURF1 family protein → MLRTALRPRSLLVLAVCLGVALVFVLLSRWQLESSRDAQTVYDPGKEIVRPLQETLDPGAASTLEQVDTAVEATGTYLPDSTVLIEDRLQDGRSGWWVVAGLQIPGTQDDWSGADADLVLPVVRGWTDDPEHIPQLPEGEVSVAGRLLPQEAPVSTQDQEPQRYASLSPAQLSNVWDVPIYSGFVTAMAEAPAAQPAPQDGSTGLAEDDGTLPEQGGLMSPQLEAVSVDQQPTDTSLDPLNIFYAVEWVVFAGFALWIWFSSVRDDHRRSQDPAAWFELDGESLAYAWDQEAQRFYYYDPVAGEYFYFDDQPAADQSVPAGADDQPEDRGRIDPQSGEQR
- a CDS encoding DUF3817 domain-containing protein — encoded protein: MTQGAPQEGTPRPKQRTDGVRVTAPEGADPSKAREPGQLPQYSALRTRRRFGGTESQIRWWLNFYMVWAWISGTFLLLLVAEMILRYAMGFDVIAGGTMAGTGESVALGLRDNELMDIEGGVNISTWVLIVHGWFYVVYLFSCFRLWMLMRWPFPQFIVMALGGVVPFLSFIVERKIHRSTAQELASFPKAAKRY
- the guaA gene encoding glutamine-hydrolyzing GMP synthase; this encodes MTSQPSTTSASETADAAHGSQGPVLVVDYGAQYAQLIARRVREADVYSEIIPHTLSTQEILQRKPSALILSGGPSSVWAEGAPVRDAELFEAGIPIFGICYGFQVMANALGGTVAKTGAREYGATIVDASLGVADTAPEGQDVPGPDSILTGSPRLQKVWMSHGDSVTEAPQGFRVLASSGGAPVAAFVDEQRRLAGVQWHPEVRHTEHGQATIERFLFGIAGLKPTWSTENIIDAQVERIREQVGDGRAICGLSGGVDSAVAAALVQRAIGDRLTCVLVDHGLMRQDEVEQVETEYVASTGVNLHVARESERFLDALAGVSDPETKRKIIGREFIRAFEAAEEAVLVAAADEGAKVTHLVQGTLYPDVVESGGGEGAATIKSHHNVGGLPEDLEFELVEPLRELFKDEVREVGRQLGLPESIVGRQPFPGPGLGIRIIGEVTSERLEILRRADAIAREELTESGLDQEVWQMPVVLLADVRSVGVQGDGRTYGHPIVLRPVSSEDAMTADWSRLPEDLLARISNRITNEVQEINRVVLDVTSKPPGTIEWE
- a CDS encoding GuaB3 family IMP dehydrogenase-related protein encodes the protein MNYDIEIGRSKRARRTYSLDEVALVPSRRTRDPREVSTDWRIDAYTFETPFLGAPMDSVTSPATAIALGRMGALGVLDLEGLWSRYDDPEPLLEEIASLSGEDLPAATRRMQEIYRAPIRPELITQRLGEIREAGVIVAGALTPQRTQEHYRTVLEAGVDLFVIRGTTVSAEHVSQAEEPLDLKRFIYDLDVPVIVGGAAGYTPALHLMRTGAAGVLVGFGGGASMRTEQVLGIHAAGASAISDVAAARRDYLDESGGRYVHVIADGGVGTSGTIVKALAMGADAVMLGTALARAEEAPGRGWHWGAEAHHGEVPRGVRTRVGTAGPLQEVLHGPSSQVDGSSNLVGALRRAMSTTGYLDLKSFQRTEVVVHG
- the guaB gene encoding IMP dehydrogenase, with protein sequence MSEAPVPTALSEDPFGFVGLTYDDVLLLPGSTDVIPSEASTRTRLSRRIELETPIISAAMDTVTTAKMAIQMARLGGMGVMHRNLSIADQAENVDLVKRSESGMITDPVTVSPEATLRELDRLCGYYKVSGLPVVEDGTRLVGIITNRDTRYLPESDFDTRTVREVMTPMPLVTGRVGMPKEEAFKLLASNKLEKLPLVDDQGALSGLITIKDFTKAEQYPRATKDDEGRLRVGAAVGFFGDGWERAMTLVEAGVDALFIDTANGHSQGVLDMIARLKAEPSAAHVDVIGGQAATRQGAQSLIDAGADGIKVGVGPGSICTTRVIAGVGVPQITAINESAKAAIPAGVPLIADGGLQHSGEIGKALVAGADSVMVGSLLAGTDESPGDLIFINGKQFKAYRGMGSLGAMQTRAGNTSFSKDRYFQADVGSNEKLIPEGIEGQVPYRGPLSSVIHQLEGGLRQTMFYTGARSIEEIKHKGRFVRITSAGLKESHPHDISMTVEAPNYKR